A genome region from Fibrobacterota bacterium includes the following:
- a CDS encoding DUF2141 domain-containing protein, with amino-acid sequence MKASFRGLLLALPWAVLADEAPGQGTLTIRARDFDIDAGQAVVFLYRKEDKLPKAPFRKAFGAIRDRESTLEFTDLPYGDYAAILLHDENSNGEIDHSFGIPSEPLGYTRGWKLGLFSGMPTFEKLKFRFSESENSQTIPMVFGKK; translated from the coding sequence ATGAAAGCAAGCTTTCGCGGTCTCTTGCTCGCGCTCCCCTGGGCCGTCTTGGCCGATGAGGCGCCGGGGCAGGGAACCTTGACTATCCGGGCCCGTGACTTCGACATAGACGCTGGACAGGCAGTAGTCTTCCTGTACCGGAAGGAAGACAAGCTGCCGAAAGCCCCATTCCGCAAGGCCTTCGGGGCCATTCGCGACCGGGAATCCACCCTGGAATTCACCGATCTTCCCTACGGCGATTATGCGGCCATCCTCCTGCACGATGAGAATTCGAACGGAGAGATCGATCATTCCTTTGGCATACCCAGCGAGCCCTTGGGCTACACGCGAGGCTGGAAGCTCGGCCTTTTCTCGGGCATGCCGACATTCGAGAAACTGAAGTTCCGGTTCTCCGAATCGGAAAACTCGCAAACCATCCCGATGGTCTTCGGGAAAAAATAA